In one Achromobacter spanius genomic region, the following are encoded:
- a CDS encoding PTS sugar transporter subunit IIA, producing the protein MTTGIVIVVHAPLGAAMRECASHVMGDLDGMLAIHDIQPEDRPDEQAPAVLKDILGQDHGAGVLVLTDLIGATPANISKRAVADAQAQGIQCCVLAGLNTPMLLRALTYRNLPLAETREKALAGGVQGVLRVD; encoded by the coding sequence GTATTGTTATCGTCGTGCACGCGCCCTTGGGCGCGGCGATGCGGGAATGCGCCAGCCACGTCATGGGCGACCTTGACGGCATGCTGGCCATTCACGATATCCAGCCCGAAGACCGGCCCGACGAACAGGCGCCCGCCGTTTTGAAGGATATTCTGGGCCAGGATCACGGTGCTGGCGTGCTCGTGCTGACCGACTTGATCGGCGCAACCCCCGCCAACATCTCCAAGCGCGCCGTGGCCGACGCCCAGGCACAGGGCATCCAATGCTGCGTTCTGGCGGGCTTGAACACCCCGATGCTTCTGCGCGCATTGACCTATCGCAATCTTCCGTTGGCTGAAACGCGTGAGAAGGCCTTGGCAGGCGGAGTGCAGGGCGTCTTGCGTGTAGACTGA
- a CDS encoding HPr family phosphocarrier protein yields the protein MPTKDIVISNKLGLHARAAAKLTQLASKFSSEVFISRGAQRVNAKSIMGVMMLAAGLGVTVKLDASGNDAEQALSEIETLFDSKFGEQE from the coding sequence ATGCCTACAAAAGACATCGTCATCAGCAATAAGTTGGGTTTGCATGCGCGGGCCGCTGCCAAGCTGACGCAATTGGCCAGCAAATTTTCAAGCGAGGTCTTCATTTCTCGTGGCGCGCAACGCGTGAACGCCAAGAGCATCATGGGCGTCATGATGTTGGCGGCCGGGTTGGGTGTGACGGTCAAACTGGACGCTTCCGGCAACGATGCCGAGCAAGCACTTTCCGAAATCGAAACTCTGTTCGACAGCAAATTCGGTGAGCAGGAATAG
- the ptsP gene encoding phosphoenolpyruvate--protein phosphotransferase, with the protein MGAAALEVAHYRIAPEDVAAESARLTEALASAQHELRQLADTLPADAPRELGAMLNVHSLLLGDPLLAEQTLGLIAERHYNAEWALTTQGQMLGQQFDAMEDEYLRERGADVRQVIERVLHVLSGTSVILPDMSHMGGDDALVVVAHDISPADMLRLRGGRFAAFVTDLGGPTSHTAIVARSMGVPAVVAMGNVRELVRDGDMLIIDGAAGAVVVNPSDRILQEYRRRQAAYADERAELGLLRDEPSVTLDGIDIVLHANIELPEEAALALASGAHGIGLFRSEFLFMGRPDLPGEEEQYEAYSSVVKVMAGRPVTIRTLDIGSDKTLDGEATVATNPALGQRAIRYCLARPEMFATQLRAILRASAHGPVRLLIPMIAHMHEVVATKAAIESARRELDARGQAYAPHMEVGAMVEVPAIAIAIEPFAQALDFLSIGTNDLIQYTLAIDRGDHDVASLYDPLHPAVLRLVANTINAGERAGKPVAVCGEMAGDSRMTRLLLGLGLTEFSMHPQQLLDVKREVRRAHSNALRIKVATALNRALPVDLDALGPT; encoded by the coding sequence ATGGGCGCTGCGGCGCTGGAAGTGGCGCACTACCGGATTGCCCCCGAGGACGTGGCCGCGGAAAGCGCCCGTCTGACGGAAGCCCTGGCATCGGCGCAGCACGAACTTCGGCAGTTGGCGGACACGCTGCCCGCCGACGCGCCGCGCGAGCTGGGCGCCATGCTGAACGTGCACAGCCTGCTGCTGGGTGATCCCTTGCTGGCTGAGCAAACGCTGGGCCTGATTGCCGAACGCCACTACAACGCCGAATGGGCGCTGACCACGCAAGGCCAGATGCTGGGCCAGCAGTTCGACGCCATGGAGGACGAGTACCTGCGCGAGCGCGGAGCTGACGTCCGCCAGGTGATAGAACGGGTGTTGCATGTGCTGTCCGGCACGTCGGTGATCTTGCCCGATATGTCGCACATGGGCGGTGACGACGCGCTGGTGGTCGTGGCGCATGATATTTCCCCAGCGGACATGCTGCGCTTGCGCGGTGGCCGCTTCGCCGCCTTCGTAACAGATCTGGGCGGTCCCACGTCCCACACCGCCATCGTGGCGCGCAGCATGGGTGTGCCTGCCGTGGTAGCCATGGGCAATGTGCGTGAACTGGTGCGCGACGGCGACATGCTCATCATCGACGGCGCGGCCGGCGCGGTGGTGGTTAATCCCTCTGATCGGATTCTTCAGGAATACCGCCGCCGTCAGGCCGCCTACGCCGATGAACGCGCTGAACTCGGCTTGCTGCGCGACGAACCTTCCGTCACGCTTGATGGCATCGATATCGTGCTGCACGCCAACATCGAACTGCCCGAGGAAGCCGCCTTGGCGCTGGCTTCCGGCGCGCACGGCATTGGTTTGTTCCGCAGTGAATTCCTGTTCATGGGCCGGCCCGACCTGCCTGGCGAAGAAGAGCAGTACGAAGCCTATTCCTCGGTGGTCAAGGTCATGGCGGGCAGGCCCGTCACGATCCGAACGCTGGATATCGGGTCGGACAAGACGCTGGACGGCGAAGCTACCGTCGCCACCAATCCTGCGTTGGGGCAGCGCGCCATCCGCTACTGCCTGGCGCGTCCTGAAATGTTCGCCACGCAGTTGCGCGCCATTTTGCGGGCGTCGGCACATGGCCCGGTCCGCCTGTTGATCCCCATGATTGCGCACATGCACGAAGTGGTGGCGACCAAGGCCGCCATCGAGTCTGCTCGCCGCGAACTGGATGCGCGCGGTCAGGCCTATGCGCCGCACATGGAAGTGGGCGCCATGGTGGAAGTGCCCGCCATCGCGATCGCGATCGAGCCGTTTGCGCAGGCGCTGGATTTCCTGTCCATCGGCACCAACGACCTGATCCAGTACACGCTGGCCATCGACCGTGGCGACCACGACGTGGCGTCGCTGTACGATCCGCTGCACCCCGCTGTATTGCGGTTGGTGGCCAACACCATCAACGCGGGCGAGCGCGCCGGCAAGCCGGTGGCCGTCTGCGGCGAAATGGCGGGCGATTCGCGCATGACCCGGCTGCTGCTGGGTCTGGGGCTGACTGAATTTTCCATGCATCCGCAGCAACTGCTGGACGTGAAGCGCGAGGTGCGCCGCGCGCACTCGAACGCTTTGCGGATCAAGGTGGCTACGGCGCTCAACCGCGCCTTGCCCGTCGACCTGGATGCGCTAGGCCCGACATGA
- the amt gene encoding ammonium transporter, whose protein sequence is MDKADISWLLVSTLLVLMMAVPGLAMFYGGLVRSKNVLSVLLQVLCTFVLGLVLWFIYGYSLAFTEGNAFFGGLSRAFFSGMFNPADGSYAMSNSLTELLFASFQATFAGITCALIVGSFAERARFSAVLVFTVIWFTFAYVPIAHMVWFASETAPGLLNAAGALDFAGGTVVHINAGVAGLVGAYVVGKRVGYGREAMQPHNLPMTFVGAALLWVGWFGFNAGSALAANENATLAFFNTMIATAGAVLAWLFTEWAVKGKPSMLGAASGAIAGLVGITPAAGLVGPVGALIIGVVAGVVCVWGVNGLKRLLRADDALDVFGVHGVGGIVGALLTGVFNAQILGGPGLAEPGMIAHQLWVQLEGVLLTVVWSGVVAWIAYKIANALCGLRVPEDQEREGLDVTSHGESAYHS, encoded by the coding sequence ATGGATAAAGCAGATATCTCCTGGTTGCTCGTCTCTACCCTACTCGTATTGATGATGGCCGTACCCGGTCTGGCGATGTTCTATGGCGGCCTGGTACGCAGCAAGAACGTGCTGTCTGTGTTGCTGCAAGTGCTGTGCACGTTCGTGCTGGGCCTGGTTCTCTGGTTCATCTACGGTTATTCGCTTGCCTTCACCGAGGGCAACGCCTTCTTCGGCGGCCTGTCGCGCGCCTTCTTCTCTGGCATGTTCAACCCGGCTGATGGCTCGTACGCCATGTCGAACTCCCTGACCGAGCTGCTGTTCGCCTCGTTCCAGGCCACGTTCGCCGGCATCACCTGCGCGCTGATCGTGGGCAGCTTTGCTGAACGCGCCCGCTTCTCGGCGGTGCTGGTGTTCACGGTGATCTGGTTCACGTTCGCCTACGTGCCAATCGCCCACATGGTGTGGTTCGCCTCCGAAACGGCACCGGGCCTGCTTAACGCCGCGGGTGCGCTGGACTTCGCCGGCGGCACCGTCGTGCACATCAACGCAGGCGTAGCCGGCCTGGTGGGCGCCTATGTGGTTGGCAAGCGCGTCGGCTACGGCCGCGAAGCGATGCAGCCGCACAACCTGCCGATGACCTTCGTGGGCGCCGCCCTGCTGTGGGTGGGCTGGTTCGGTTTCAACGCGGGTTCGGCCCTGGCCGCCAACGAGAACGCCACCCTGGCCTTCTTCAACACCATGATCGCCACCGCAGGCGCCGTCCTGGCCTGGCTGTTCACGGAATGGGCCGTCAAGGGCAAGCCCTCGATGCTGGGCGCTGCGTCTGGCGCAATCGCCGGCCTGGTGGGCATCACCCCCGCAGCCGGTCTGGTTGGCCCGGTGGGTGCACTGATCATCGGTGTTGTCGCGGGCGTGGTCTGCGTCTGGGGCGTGAATGGTCTGAAGCGCCTGTTGCGTGCCGATGACGCGCTGGATGTGTTCGGTGTGCACGGCGTGGGCGGTATCGTAGGCGCCCTGCTGACCGGCGTGTTCAACGCCCAGATCCTCGGCGGACCTGGCTTGGCTGAACCCGGCATGATCGCCCACCAACTGTGGGTCCAGCTGGAAGGCGTGCTGCTGACCGTTGTCTGGTCCGGTGTGGTGGCGTGGATTGCCTACAAGATCGCCAACGCCCTGTGCGGCCTGCGTGTGCCGGAAGACCAGGAGCGCGAAGGCCTGGACGTCACCAGCCACGGCGAATCGGCGTATCACAGCTAA
- a CDS encoding P-II family nitrogen regulator: MKLIIAIIKPFKLDEVRVALSGIGVQGLTVTEVKGFGRQKGHTELYRGAEYAVDFLPKLRVEAAVPDHLVDQVIEAIEQAARTGKIGDGKIFAAPLEQVIRIRTGEAGEAAL; the protein is encoded by the coding sequence ATGAAACTCATCATCGCCATCATCAAGCCCTTCAAGCTCGACGAAGTGCGGGTGGCTCTATCCGGGATCGGCGTCCAGGGCCTGACTGTTACCGAAGTAAAGGGTTTTGGCCGTCAAAAGGGCCATACCGAGCTGTATCGCGGCGCGGAATATGCCGTCGACTTTCTGCCCAAGCTACGCGTCGAAGCCGCCGTGCCCGACCACCTTGTCGATCAGGTCATCGAAGCGATCGAGCAAGCCGCTCGTACCGGCAAGATCGGCGACGGCAAGATCTTCGCCGCGCCCCTGGAACAAGTTATCCGTATCCGCACGGGTGAAGCTGGCGAAGCTGCGCTGTAA
- a CDS encoding accessory factor UbiK family protein: MNNRTQWMEDIQKNISDLIARSPAADVERNVRAMMTQAFSKLDLVTREEFDVQADLLARTRARVDQLAAQVQQMESRLSALDK; the protein is encoded by the coding sequence ATGAATAACCGCACCCAATGGATGGAAGACATCCAGAAGAATATTTCCGACCTGATCGCCCGTAGCCCGGCGGCTGATGTGGAACGCAATGTGCGCGCGATGATGACGCAGGCGTTCTCCAAGCTGGATCTGGTCACGCGCGAGGAATTCGACGTCCAAGCCGATTTGCTGGCCCGTACGCGGGCGCGCGTGGATCAACTGGCCGCCCAGGTGCAGCAGATGGAGTCGCGCTTGTCCGCCCTGGATAAGTGA
- a CDS encoding YifB family Mg chelatase-like AAA ATPase, with amino-acid sequence MTLAVLASRALSGMHAHAVRVETHLGPGLPSFNVVGLADTEVRESRERVRAAILNSGFDFPSGRITVNLSPADIPKESGRFDLPIALGLLLASGQLAAPVGGDDVAGKPPVSDPSLADLVFAGELSLTGALVPVAAPLVIALSVARDAPGATLILPTGSAEEAAWVPDLRVLSARSLADVAAHASGAHLLPDAIPKAWPQAPPGPCLSDVRGQAGARRALEVAAAGGHSLLMVGPPGAGKSMLAARLPGLLPPLDRSQALEAAAVATLAGMPQTLMGQPPFRSPHHSASVAALVGGGSRPRPGEISLAHNGVLFLDELPEYSRRTLEALREPLEAGRVVIARALHAAQFPARFQLIAAMNPCPCGWRGHPVRACVCSPDQVARYVGKISGPLLDRIDLHMSLPPSDPESMAGPAGEASRHVLERVRRCRQRQHDRQGKLNAALSGAELDQYCVMQADAQTLLFQAMRRLSGSGRALHRALRVARTIADLDGADELGAGHVAQAVQYRRPGL; translated from the coding sequence TTGACGCTTGCCGTACTTGCCAGCCGCGCGCTTAGCGGCATGCATGCGCATGCCGTCCGGGTCGAGACCCATTTGGGCCCGGGGCTGCCCAGCTTCAACGTCGTGGGGCTTGCCGACACGGAAGTGCGCGAAAGCCGCGAACGCGTGCGCGCTGCGATTTTGAATAGCGGATTCGATTTTCCGTCGGGCCGGATCACGGTGAATTTATCGCCAGCCGACATCCCGAAGGAATCGGGGCGTTTTGATCTGCCCATCGCGTTGGGCTTGTTGTTGGCATCTGGCCAACTGGCCGCGCCTGTGGGGGGTGACGATGTAGCGGGCAAGCCGCCTGTGTCAGATCCGTCGCTGGCGGATCTGGTGTTTGCGGGCGAGCTGTCCCTGACAGGCGCTTTGGTGCCGGTTGCCGCGCCTTTGGTCATTGCGTTGAGCGTAGCCCGCGATGCCCCTGGCGCCACGCTGATTTTGCCGACGGGCAGTGCCGAAGAAGCTGCCTGGGTGCCGGACTTGCGTGTCTTGTCGGCACGCAGCCTGGCCGACGTTGCCGCGCATGCCTCGGGCGCGCACTTGCTGCCCGACGCCATCCCCAAAGCGTGGCCGCAAGCGCCTCCCGGGCCATGCCTGTCCGATGTGCGAGGGCAGGCTGGCGCCAGGCGGGCCTTGGAAGTGGCCGCGGCGGGCGGACACAGCCTGCTGATGGTGGGGCCGCCTGGCGCGGGTAAAAGCATGCTGGCGGCGCGTCTGCCAGGGTTGCTGCCGCCACTGGACCGGTCTCAGGCGCTGGAGGCGGCGGCCGTTGCCACCTTGGCGGGCATGCCGCAAACATTGATGGGCCAGCCGCCGTTTCGCTCGCCGCACCATTCCGCGTCGGTTGCCGCGTTGGTAGGAGGGGGAAGCCGGCCGCGACCCGGCGAGATCAGTCTGGCGCACAATGGCGTGCTGTTCTTGGACGAATTACCCGAGTACAGCCGACGCACCCTGGAGGCACTGCGCGAGCCGTTGGAAGCGGGCAGGGTGGTTATCGCCCGAGCGTTGCACGCCGCACAGTTTCCGGCGCGCTTTCAACTGATCGCTGCGATGAACCCCTGCCCATGCGGATGGCGCGGGCATCCCGTGCGGGCCTGTGTATGTAGCCCCGACCAAGTTGCGCGCTATGTGGGCAAGATATCGGGCCCGCTACTGGACCGAATCGACCTGCACATGTCGCTGCCGCCTTCTGATCCGGAGTCCATGGCGGGGCCGGCGGGCGAGGCCTCCCGCCATGTCCTGGAGCGGGTGAGGCGGTGCCGTCAGCGCCAGCATGACCGGCAGGGCAAGCTGAATGCCGCGTTGAGCGGCGCGGAGCTTGATCAGTACTGCGTGATGCAGGCAGACGCCCAAACGCTGCTTTTTCAGGCCATGCGCCGCCTGTCCGGGTCTGGTCGAGCCCTGCACCGGGCGTTGCGGGTTGCTCGCACAATCGCCGATCTTGATGGGGCGGACGAGCTGGGCGCCGGTCACGTCGCGCAGGCGGTTCAATACCGCCGGCCGGGTTTGTAG
- the rpmI gene encoding 50S ribosomal protein L35 yields the protein MPKMKTKKSASKRFKVRGSGSIKRGQAFKRHILTKKTTKAKRQLRGSTAVHESNVASVKAMMPFA from the coding sequence ATGCCCAAGATGAAAACCAAGAAAAGCGCTTCCAAGCGCTTTAAGGTTCGCGGCAGCGGCTCCATCAAGCGCGGTCAGGCGTTCAAGCGCCACATTCTGACCAAGAAGACCACGAAGGCCAAGCGTCAATTGCGCGGCTCGACGGCCGTTCATGAATCCAACGTGGCCTCCGTCAAGGCCATGATGCCTTTCGCTTGA
- the rplT gene encoding 50S ribosomal protein L20 has product MPRVKRGVTARARHKKVIAAAKGYRGRRGNVFRIAKQAVMRAGQYAYRDRRNKKRTFRALWITRINAAVREHGVSYSVFIAGLKKASIELDRKVLADLAVRDKAGFAAIVQQAKAALAA; this is encoded by the coding sequence ATGCCTCGCGTCAAACGCGGCGTAACTGCCCGCGCACGTCACAAAAAAGTCATTGCCGCCGCCAAGGGTTACCGTGGCCGCCGCGGTAATGTGTTCCGTATTGCCAAGCAAGCAGTCATGCGCGCTGGCCAATACGCCTACCGCGACCGTCGTAACAAGAAGCGCACGTTCCGTGCTCTGTGGATCACGCGTATCAACGCTGCTGTCCGCGAACATGGCGTCAGCTACAGCGTGTTCATCGCTGGTCTGAAGAAGGCTTCGATCGAACTCGACCGTAAGGTCCTGGCTGATCTGGCCGTGCGCGACAAGGCCGGCTTTGCCGCCATCGTGCAGCAAGCCAAGGCTGCCTTGGCTGCCTGA
- the pheS gene encoding phenylalanine--tRNA ligase subunit alpha, producing the protein MTLLVDDLVSQAQERFAAATDAAALENAKARFLGKEGALTVLLKGLGKLDPEQKREMGARINQAKQQVEELLNSRRAALAQAELDARLASETIDVTLPGRGRAPGGIHPVIRTWERVEAIFRSIGFDVADGPEVENDWTNFTALNNPLDHPARSMQDTFYVDMNDADGLPLLLRTHTSPMQVRYARMHKPPIKVIAPGRTYRVDSDATHSPMFHQVEGLWIAEDISFADLKGVYTDFLRCFFESDDLVVRFRPSFFPFTEPSAEIDMMFTSGPNRGRWLEISGSGQVHPEVVRNFGLDPERYIGFAFGSGLERLTMLRYGVNDLRQFYEGDLRFLRQFNE; encoded by the coding sequence ATGACTCTATTGGTTGACGACCTGGTCTCCCAGGCGCAAGAACGGTTCGCCGCGGCTACGGATGCCGCCGCGCTTGAGAACGCAAAGGCTCGATTCCTGGGTAAGGAAGGCGCACTGACGGTGCTGCTCAAAGGCCTGGGCAAACTCGATCCCGAGCAGAAGCGCGAGATGGGCGCCCGGATCAATCAGGCCAAGCAACAAGTCGAAGAGCTCTTGAATTCGCGCCGCGCCGCATTGGCGCAGGCGGAACTGGACGCCCGACTGGCCTCTGAAACCATTGACGTCACCCTGCCGGGCCGCGGTCGCGCGCCGGGAGGCATCCATCCGGTGATCCGGACCTGGGAACGTGTGGAAGCCATCTTCCGTTCCATTGGCTTTGACGTGGCCGACGGCCCCGAAGTGGAAAACGACTGGACCAATTTCACCGCCTTGAACAACCCGCTGGACCATCCGGCGCGTTCCATGCAGGACACGTTCTACGTCGACATGAACGACGCCGACGGCCTGCCGCTGCTGCTGCGCACGCACACCAGCCCCATGCAGGTGCGTTACGCCCGCATGCACAAGCCGCCCATCAAGGTGATTGCACCTGGGCGCACCTATCGCGTCGACAGCGACGCCACGCATTCGCCCATGTTCCACCAGGTGGAAGGGCTCTGGATCGCCGAGGACATCTCGTTTGCCGATCTGAAAGGCGTGTACACCGATTTCCTGCGTTGCTTCTTTGAAAGCGATGATCTCGTCGTGCGTTTCCGTCCGTCGTTCTTCCCGTTCACGGAACCGTCCGCCGAAATCGACATGATGTTCACCTCGGGTCCCAACCGTGGCCGCTGGCTGGAAATTTCCGGCTCGGGCCAGGTGCACCCCGAAGTGGTGCGCAATTTCGGCCTTGATCCCGAGCGCTACATCGGCTTTGCCTTTGGTTCCGGACTTGAGCGCCTGACGATGTTGCGCTACGGCGTCAACGACCTGCGCCAGTTCTACGAAGGCGATTTGCGCTTCTTGCGCCAGTTCAACGAATAA
- the pheT gene encoding phenylalanine--tRNA ligase subunit beta, with amino-acid sequence MQFPESWLRTLVNPPIATDELAHRLTMAGLEVEDTTPAAPPFTGVVVGHIVEIAPHPDADKLRVCQVDDGSGERLQIVCGAPNAAAGLKVPLARVGAELPGGMKIGVAKMRGVQSSGMLCSARELGLSQDHAGLLELPADMVPGQSIREALDLDDTLFTLKLTPNRADCLSILGVAREVAALTGAPLSVPTAVAVPVQLDERLPVKIEAPDLCGRFAGRVIRGVNARAATPDWMKSRLERAGQRSLSALVDISNYVMLELGRPSHVFDLDKIGGDISVRWAREGETLELLNGQTVTLDPKVGVVVAGDQVESLAGIMGGEATSVTLDTQNIYLEAAFWWPQSIAGRARRYKFSSEASHRFERGVDYASIPEHIEFITRLIVDICGGQVGPLDDQIVNLPARPPVRMRLARCHRVLGVPVTQEQVAKIFASLGLEFTVEGDDFIVSPPSYRFDLEIEEDLIEEVARIYGFESIPDVPPMARAKMFSQPEVHRGAHALRRLTAAQDYQEVVNYSFVEADWERDYAGNDTPVRLVNPIASHLSVMRSSLIGGLVANIRHNANRKQSRVRVFELGRVFMRDASAQDGPLEVAGVRQPMRLSGAAWGPAVEEQWGIATRQVDFFDVKMDVEALFGARGRRLRFEAAAHPALHPGRSARIELDGKQVGWIGELHPRWAQQADLAHAPVVFELDVDALSEGELPQVRELSRQPVVVRDLALWVDAAVSTQSMLDTVFAAVKADAQLAVVQDARVFDVWREKAQGAEPVTEKSLAFRFWLQDTEVTLDEARVADCLSRIKDALVSAHGARQRT; translated from the coding sequence ATGCAATTTCCCGAATCCTGGCTGCGTACGCTGGTCAACCCTCCGATCGCAACCGATGAACTCGCGCACCGGCTCACCATGGCCGGCCTGGAAGTCGAAGACACCACGCCCGCCGCGCCGCCCTTTACCGGTGTGGTCGTGGGCCACATCGTCGAGATCGCGCCGCATCCCGACGCCGACAAGCTGCGCGTCTGCCAAGTGGATGATGGCTCCGGCGAACGCCTGCAAATCGTGTGCGGCGCGCCGAATGCGGCCGCTGGCCTGAAGGTGCCGCTGGCCCGCGTGGGCGCGGAACTGCCCGGCGGTATGAAGATCGGCGTCGCGAAAATGCGCGGCGTGCAATCGTCGGGCATGCTGTGCTCGGCCCGCGAACTGGGCTTGTCGCAAGACCACGCCGGCCTGTTGGAACTGCCCGCCGACATGGTGCCCGGCCAGTCCATCCGCGAAGCGCTCGACCTGGACGACACGCTCTTCACGCTCAAGCTCACGCCCAACCGCGCCGACTGTCTGTCAATCCTTGGCGTGGCGCGTGAAGTGGCCGCGCTGACGGGTGCGCCGCTGTCCGTGCCCACGGCCGTTGCCGTGCCCGTGCAGCTTGACGAGCGTCTGCCCGTCAAGATTGAAGCCCCTGATCTGTGCGGCCGTTTCGCCGGCCGCGTGATCCGCGGCGTGAACGCCCGTGCCGCAACGCCCGACTGGATGAAGTCGCGTCTTGAGCGCGCTGGCCAACGTTCGCTGTCGGCCCTGGTCGACATCTCGAACTACGTCATGCTTGAGCTGGGCCGTCCGTCGCACGTGTTCGATCTGGACAAGATCGGCGGCGACATCTCCGTGCGCTGGGCGCGCGAAGGTGAAACGCTGGAACTGTTGAACGGCCAGACCGTCACGCTGGATCCGAAGGTGGGCGTGGTCGTCGCTGGTGATCAGGTGGAAAGCCTGGCCGGCATCATGGGCGGCGAAGCCACCTCCGTGACGCTGGACACGCAGAATATCTATCTGGAAGCCGCGTTCTGGTGGCCGCAATCCATTGCCGGCCGCGCGCGCCGCTACAAGTTCAGCTCGGAAGCCAGCCATCGCTTCGAGCGCGGCGTGGACTACGCCAGCATCCCCGAGCACATTGAATTCATCACGCGTCTGATCGTTGATATCTGCGGCGGCCAGGTTGGCCCCTTGGACGATCAAATCGTGAACCTGCCGGCGCGTCCGCCCGTGCGCATGCGCCTGGCGCGTTGCCATCGCGTGCTGGGCGTGCCCGTCACGCAGGAACAGGTCGCGAAGATCTTCGCCAGCCTGGGCCTGGAATTCACGGTTGAAGGCGATGACTTCATCGTCAGCCCGCCGTCGTACCGCTTTGATCTTGAGATCGAGGAAGACCTGATCGAGGAAGTGGCTCGCATCTACGGCTTCGAGAGCATTCCCGATGTGCCACCGATGGCGCGCGCCAAGATGTTCTCGCAGCCTGAAGTGCATCGTGGCGCGCACGCGCTGCGCCGCCTGACCGCCGCCCAGGACTACCAGGAAGTCGTCAACTACAGCTTCGTCGAAGCCGATTGGGAACGCGACTACGCTGGCAACGACACGCCGGTGCGCCTGGTGAACCCGATTGCCAGCCATTTGTCGGTCATGCGTTCAAGCCTGATTGGTGGTCTGGTTGCCAACATCCGTCATAACGCCAACCGCAAGCAGTCGCGGGTTCGTGTGTTCGAACTGGGCCGCGTCTTCATGCGCGACGCCAGTGCGCAAGATGGTCCCCTGGAAGTTGCGGGCGTACGTCAGCCAATGCGTCTGTCGGGCGCTGCCTGGGGCCCGGCCGTTGAAGAGCAGTGGGGCATCGCCACGCGTCAGGTCGATTTCTTTGACGTGAAGATGGATGTCGAGGCGCTGTTCGGCGCGCGCGGCCGCCGCCTGCGTTTCGAAGCCGCCGCCCATCCGGCACTGCATCCGGGCCGCAGCGCCCGCATCGAACTGGACGGCAAGCAAGTGGGCTGGATCGGCGAATTGCATCCGCGTTGGGCGCAACAAGCCGACCTGGCGCATGCTCCCGTCGTGTTTGAACTGGACGTGGACGCGCTGTCTGAAGGCGAGCTGCCCCAAGTGCGCGAGCTATCGCGTCAGCCGGTGGTGGTACGCGATCTGGCGCTGTGGGTGGACGCCGCGGTGTCGACGCAATCGATGCTGGACACCGTGTTCGCCGCGGTCAAGGCCGATGCGCAACTGGCTGTTGTGCAAGACGCGCGTGTGTTTGACGTGTGGCGCGAGAAGGCCCAGGGCGCCGAGCCCGTCACGGAGAAAAGCCTTGCTTTCCGTTTCTGGCTACAGGACACTGAGGTCACCCTGGACGAAGCTCGTGTGGCGGATTGCCTGTCCCGCATCAAGGATGCATTGGTCAGTGCCCACGGCGCGCGCCAGCGTACATGA
- a CDS encoding integration host factor subunit alpha, which translates to MGNSMLAAEPRTLTKAELAELLFERVGLNKREAKDIVDTFFEEIRDALARGDSVKLSGFGNFQVRDKPPRPGRNPKTGETIPIAARRVVTFHASQKLKSVVEQATPAAPDAAE; encoded by the coding sequence ATGGGGAACAGTATGCTTGCTGCCGAGCCACGCACCCTGACCAAGGCTGAGCTGGCCGAACTGCTCTTCGAGCGGGTCGGCTTGAACAAGCGCGAAGCCAAGGACATTGTCGATACCTTCTTCGAAGAAATCCGAGATGCCTTGGCGCGCGGAGATTCCGTCAAGCTCTCGGGTTTCGGCAATTTCCAGGTGCGTGACAAACCACCGCGCCCGGGCCGCAATCCCAAGACCGGCGAGACCATTCCCATCGCCGCACGCCGCGTGGTCACGTTCCACGCGAGTCAAAAACTCAAGAGCGTGGTGGAGCAGGCCACCCCTGCTGCACCCGACGCCGCGGAGTGA